In one window of Nomascus leucogenys isolate Asia chromosome 1a, Asia_NLE_v1, whole genome shotgun sequence DNA:
- the RTN1 gene encoding reticulon-1 isoform X3 — protein sequence MQATADSTKMDCVWSNWKSQAIDLLYWRDIKQTGIVFGSFLLLLFSLTQFSVVSVVAYLALAALSATISFRIYKSVLQAVQKTDEGHPFKAYLELEITLSQEQIQKYTDCLQFYVNSTLKELRRLFLVQDLVDSLKFAVLMWLLTYVGALFNGLTLLLMAVVSMFTLPVVYVKHQAQIDQYLGLVRTHINAVVAKVQAKIPGAKRHAE from the exons CTATTGACCTGCTGTATTGGCGGGACATCAAGCAGACGGGCATCGTGTTTGGGAGTTTCCTGCTGCTGCTCTTCTCCCTGACCCAGTTCAGCGTGGTGAGCGTTGTGGCCTACCTGGCCCTGGCCGCACTCTCAGCCACCATCAGTTTCCGCATCTACAAGTCTGTTTTACAAGCTGTGCAGAAAACCGACGAGGGCCACCCTTTCAA GGCCTACTTGGAGCTTGAGATCACCCTTTCTCAGGAGCAGATTCAGAAGTACACGGACTGCCTGCAGTTCTACGTGAACAGCACGCTTAAGGAACTGAGGAGGCTCTTCCTTGTCCAGGACCTGGTGGATTCCTTAAAA TTTGCAGTCCTGATGTGGCTCCTGACCTACGTTGGCGCTCTCTTCAATGGCCTGACCCTGCTGCTCATGG CTGTGGTTTCAATGTTTACTCTACCTGTAGTGTATGTTAAGCACCAG gCACAGATTGACCAATATCTGGGACTTGTGAGGACTCACATAAATGCTGTTGTGGCAAA GGTTCAGGCTAAAATCCCAGGCGCTAAGAGGCACGCTGAGTAA